A single region of the Acidobacteriota bacterium genome encodes:
- a CDS encoding ribosome maturation factor RimP encodes MGTAIDSDFLRRLERLVASHSCELLDAAFRGSSLRLVIDHADGVTHEHCAGVSREASVLLDAEDFGPASGYVLEVSSPGLDRELYGARDYERFRGRRAQVTFTDAASGNRRTVRGLLEGLSAEASGVALILEDDSGTTMPLTIDRIHKARLLVEL; translated from the coding sequence ATGGGTACCGCCATCGATTCCGACTTCCTCCGACGCCTCGAGCGTCTCGTGGCGAGCCACTCGTGCGAGTTGCTCGACGCCGCGTTTCGGGGCAGCAGTCTGCGTCTAGTGATCGATCACGCCGACGGCGTCACCCACGAACACTGCGCCGGCGTCTCCAGGGAGGCGTCCGTCCTCCTCGACGCCGAGGACTTCGGCCCCGCCTCCGGATACGTGCTGGAAGTCAGCTCGCCGGGACTCGACCGCGAACTCTACGGCGCCCGCGACTACGAGCGCTTCCGCGGACGGCGGGCTCAGGTCACCTTCACCGATGCCGCGAGCGGAAACCGCCGCACGGTACGTGGTCTCCTGGAAGGGCTGAGTGCCGAGGCTTCCGGTGTCGCACTCATCCTGGAGGACGACAGCGGCACGACCATGCCCTTGACCATCGACCGCATTCACAAGGCCAGACTCCTGGTCGAACTCTGA
- the nusA gene encoding transcription termination factor NusA, with protein MAQPHTPEVNINEVLRQVAHEKDIDLDRWIVALEDAVASAAKKQHHIKEPVRSYMDRETGQFSAFSYRLVVDEVEDPFAEWTLEEAREHKEDAEVGEEIEFPISTQGLGRIAAQSAKQVLYQRVREAEREKIYGEFENRVGEVVNGTVRRFERGDIIVDLGRTEAIVPRSEQSRHERYSQGERIRGVIVEVHKQPKGPQIVMSRTDPRLLVKLFEMEVPEIYDGTVVIKTAVRAPGERAKVAVLSRERDVDPVGACVGMKGSRVQSIIRELRGEKIDIIEYSEDQVTFAQSALAPARITRVSVTHEGATPHLDVIVEDEQLSLAIGKRGQNVRLASELIGARIDIKSETDVKDEVADALAKMLNVDRGADELDLTEIPGVDEGLAIALSEAGFDGLETLESAGLEALTMVPGVDEALAASILEWTAERSGSAEVSEAAVEGDGPAMDEDDFMAALNRVFEEEAGTADEGDEKDTGDGAT; from the coding sequence ATGGCTCAGCCACACACTCCCGAAGTGAACATCAACGAGGTCCTCAGGCAGGTCGCCCACGAGAAGGACATCGATCTCGACCGGTGGATCGTCGCCCTCGAGGATGCGGTGGCCTCCGCGGCCAAGAAGCAGCACCACATCAAGGAGCCGGTGCGCTCCTACATGGACCGCGAAACCGGTCAGTTCAGCGCATTCAGCTACCGCCTGGTCGTGGACGAGGTCGAAGACCCGTTCGCCGAATGGACTCTCGAAGAGGCGCGCGAGCACAAGGAGGACGCCGAGGTCGGCGAGGAGATCGAGTTCCCGATCTCCACCCAGGGGCTAGGCCGGATCGCCGCCCAGTCGGCGAAGCAGGTGCTCTATCAGCGGGTTCGGGAAGCCGAGCGAGAGAAGATCTACGGCGAGTTCGAGAACCGTGTCGGCGAGGTGGTCAACGGCACCGTGAGACGCTTCGAGCGCGGCGACATCATCGTCGACCTCGGTCGCACCGAGGCGATCGTGCCCCGCAGCGAACAGTCCCGCCACGAGCGCTACAGCCAGGGCGAGCGGATCCGGGGCGTGATCGTCGAGGTGCACAAGCAGCCCAAGGGACCTCAGATCGTGATGTCCCGCACCGATCCGCGCCTGCTGGTCAAGCTGTTCGAGATGGAAGTGCCGGAGATCTACGACGGCACCGTGGTCATCAAGACGGCGGTGCGCGCTCCCGGGGAACGCGCCAAAGTGGCCGTCCTGAGCCGGGAACGCGACGTCGACCCGGTCGGCGCCTGCGTCGGCATGAAGGGGTCGCGCGTGCAGTCGATCATCCGTGAACTCCGGGGCGAGAAAATCGACATCATCGAGTACTCGGAAGATCAGGTCACCTTCGCGCAGAGCGCGCTGGCGCCGGCACGGATTACCCGCGTCTCGGTGACCCACGAAGGCGCGACGCCGCACCTCGACGTGATCGTCGAGGACGAGCAGCTGTCGCTGGCGATCGGCAAGCGGGGCCAGAACGTGCGCCTCGCCAGCGAACTCATCGGTGCCCGGATCGACATCAAGAGCGAAACGGACGTCAAGGACGAGGTCGCCGACGCGCTGGCGAAAATGCTGAACGTCGACCGCGGTGCGGACGAACTCGACCTCACCGAGATCCCGGGAGTCGACGAGGGACTGGCGATCGCCCTCTCGGAAGCAGGCTTCGATGGGCTCGAAACCCTCGAGAGCGCAGGCCTGGAAGCTCTGACCATGGTTCCAGGTGTCGACGAGGCGCTGGCCGCGTCGATCCTCGAATGGACCGCCGAACGCTCCGGGTCGGCCGAGGTCAGCGAAGCGGCGGTGGAAGGCGACGGCCCCGCGATGGATGAAGATGACTTCATGGCCGCGCTCAACCGCGTCTTCGAGGAGGAGGCCGGAACCGCGGACGAGGGCGACGAGAAGGACACGGGGGACGGCGCAACCTAG
- the infB gene encoding translation initiation factor IF-2, producing MAKIRLQDLAKRMNVAERDLLFKFRSIGVRVEGEDAMIDTDIIKALLEGKKIAGPQREVILRDRAAPPAAPRRRPISSLRPPTGPMRPNRRRQVVHKHTIRTLTPTESKPKPPTPEEIAAKEIAAEEAARAARTPAPESRDTPAATPQAPPTDAPAAPPAQGPATSPAAATAPPAQPEPPLEAPPSAPPSVDLRTRRERQQEREAEKPAEDGPRRTLTISDGLQVRDLAEKMGVKAKDLLKALFERGVMATVNHVLEPDLAVELAEQMGFDAVIVSFEEEIQLEQEEELGASGDSAEGLSQVERPPIVTIMGHVDHGKTSLLDAIRKSRLTEGEFGGITQHIAAYQVENNGGRITFLDTPGHEAFTQLRARGAKVTDIVVLVVAADDGVMPQTVEALDHAQSASVPILVAINKIDRPNANVDRVKQQLADRDLVTEDWGGDVIAVPISALKGEGIDDLLEMLALTAEVAELRANPELQAQGVVIEASKETGRGSVATVLVQNGTLRVGDVFVCGSTWGRVRSLMNDMGKRVKEAPPSMPVEVAGFNDLPDAGDPFQVAAKEAKARSIAEFRREEKRRSELAPSTGGVSLESLFASLKEGEVKELPVVLKADVQGSVEVLRDTLQKVSTEKVKVRVIRAAVGAVTTHDVLLASAAGAIIYGFNVRPERSAADLAAKEDVEVRLHTVIYELTEELLAAMTGLLEPTYREVSMGRAEVREIFKVPKVGMVAGCHVVAGVIPRSAQIRLVRDNVVVHEGRIGSLRRFKDDTAEVRSGFDCGIGIDRFQDVKPGDLIEAFDHEAVAPTL from the coding sequence ATGGCAAAAATCCGGCTCCAGGACCTGGCCAAGCGGATGAACGTGGCCGAACGGGACCTGCTGTTCAAGTTCCGATCGATCGGTGTTCGCGTAGAGGGCGAAGACGCGATGATCGACACGGACATCATCAAGGCCCTGCTGGAAGGCAAGAAGATCGCCGGTCCCCAACGCGAAGTCATCCTGCGCGACCGCGCGGCGCCCCCGGCCGCGCCCCGTCGCCGTCCGATTTCGAGCCTCAGGCCTCCCACCGGGCCGATGCGCCCGAACCGGCGGCGGCAGGTCGTCCACAAGCACACGATCCGCACCCTGACGCCGACCGAGTCGAAGCCGAAGCCTCCAACTCCCGAGGAGATCGCGGCCAAGGAAATCGCGGCCGAGGAGGCGGCCAGGGCCGCGCGCACGCCGGCGCCCGAAAGCCGGGACACGCCGGCGGCCACGCCCCAGGCCCCACCGACCGATGCCCCGGCAGCCCCGCCCGCACAGGGGCCGGCGACCTCGCCGGCCGCTGCGACCGCGCCGCCCGCACAGCCCGAACCGCCGCTGGAAGCTCCACCGTCGGCTCCACCCTCCGTCGACCTCCGAACCCGCCGTGAGCGGCAACAGGAACGCGAGGCCGAGAAGCCGGCCGAAGACGGCCCGCGCCGCACGCTGACCATCTCCGACGGTCTGCAGGTCCGGGATCTCGCCGAGAAGATGGGGGTCAAGGCGAAGGATCTGCTCAAGGCGCTGTTCGAGCGTGGCGTGATGGCGACCGTGAACCACGTCCTGGAACCGGATCTGGCGGTTGAACTCGCGGAACAGATGGGCTTCGATGCGGTGATCGTCTCCTTCGAGGAGGAGATCCAGCTCGAGCAGGAAGAGGAACTGGGGGCCAGCGGAGACAGCGCGGAGGGTCTGTCACAGGTCGAACGACCGCCGATCGTGACGATCATGGGTCACGTCGATCACGGCAAGACCTCCCTGCTCGACGCCATTCGCAAGTCCAGGCTCACCGAGGGCGAGTTCGGCGGCATCACGCAGCACATCGCGGCCTACCAGGTCGAAAACAACGGCGGCCGCATCACCTTCCTGGACACGCCGGGCCACGAGGCCTTCACCCAGCTCCGGGCCCGGGGCGCCAAGGTGACCGACATCGTGGTCCTGGTCGTCGCGGCGGACGACGGCGTCATGCCGCAGACCGTCGAGGCCCTCGACCATGCGCAGTCCGCGTCGGTGCCGATCCTGGTCGCGATCAACAAGATCGACCGGCCGAACGCCAACGTGGACCGTGTCAAGCAGCAGTTGGCAGATCGTGATCTGGTGACCGAGGACTGGGGCGGCGACGTGATCGCGGTGCCGATCTCGGCCCTCAAGGGCGAAGGGATCGACGATCTGCTCGAAATGCTCGCCCTGACCGCCGAGGTGGCGGAACTCCGGGCAAATCCGGAACTGCAGGCCCAGGGCGTCGTGATCGAGGCGAGCAAGGAAACCGGCCGCGGCTCGGTGGCAACGGTTCTCGTTCAGAACGGCACCCTTCGCGTGGGCGACGTCTTCGTTTGCGGTTCCACCTGGGGCCGCGTCCGCTCCCTGATGAACGACATGGGCAAGCGGGTCAAGGAGGCCCCACCGTCCATGCCGGTGGAGGTGGCGGGCTTCAACGACCTTCCGGACGCGGGCGATCCGTTCCAGGTGGCGGCCAAGGAGGCAAAGGCGCGCTCGATCGCCGAGTTCCGTCGTGAGGAGAAGCGCCGCAGCGAACTCGCCCCCAGCACGGGAGGCGTCTCCCTGGAGAGCCTCTTCGCGAGCCTCAAGGAGGGCGAGGTCAAGGAACTGCCCGTCGTCCTCAAGGCCGACGTCCAGGGCTCGGTCGAAGTGCTGCGGGACACGCTGCAGAAGGTCTCGACGGAAAAGGTCAAGGTGCGCGTGATCCGTGCCGCCGTCGGTGCCGTCACCACCCACGATGTGCTACTGGCATCGGCCGCGGGAGCGATCATCTACGGCTTCAACGTCCGGCCCGAGCGCAGCGCCGCCGACCTCGCCGCCAAGGAGGACGTCGAGGTGCGGCTGCACACGGTGATCTACGAGCTGACGGAGGAACTGCTCGCGGCGATGACCGGACTGCTGGAACCGACCTACCGGGAGGTCTCCATGGGCCGGGCCGAGGTGCGCGAGATCTTCAAGGTGCCGAAGGTCGGCATGGTCGCCGGTTGCCACGTGGTCGCGGGAGTCATCCCGCGCAGCGCGCAGATTCGACTGGTACGCGACAACGTGGTCGTTCACGAGGGCCGCATCGGCTCCCTGCGCCGGTTCAAGGACGATACGGCCGAAGTGCGGAGCGGTTTCGACTGCGGTATCGGCATCGACCGCTTCCAGGACGTGAAACCCGGCGATCTGATCGAGGCCTTCGACCACGAGGCCGTCGCGCCTACCCTCTGA
- the rbfA gene encoding 30S ribosome-binding factor RbfA: MKSVSQARARDLLRRELTDILRREVQDPRASLASIADLTLNADRSHARIQLSVLGDEDERKTAIRAVRRAAGFIRGRLGRRLRLRRTPELHFELYRGAEHAERIDQLLSEL; encoded by the coding sequence GTGAAATCGGTTTCCCAGGCCCGCGCACGCGATCTGCTGCGCCGGGAGTTGACCGACATTCTGAGGCGCGAAGTCCAGGATCCCCGGGCGTCCCTCGCCAGCATCGCCGATCTCACGTTGAACGCGGATCGCAGTCACGCACGCATCCAGCTCTCGGTGCTAGGCGACGAGGACGAACGCAAGACGGCGATCCGGGCGGTACGCCGGGCGGCCGGTTTCATTCGCGGCCGCCTCGGCCGGCGCCTGCGCCTGAGGCGGACGCCGGAACTCCACTTCGAGCTCTACCGCGGCGCCGAGCACGCCGAGCGGATCGACCAGCTTCTGAGCGAACTGTGA